A stretch of the uncultured Desulfobacter sp. genome encodes the following:
- a CDS encoding O-antigen ligase family protein yields MFTTKKRLLFLAACVVLSEVVFAAGGLILYYGILKHDIISRFFVKGFKAIATDTIPFGFMFGLFLAVWLFKMCQNRFQRSFLAVAIMILTISTIATQSRGAVLALCIAFPVQLQYHKKILSLLLLAIILAISLSPMQKRITFQHLKDNARRGLILYSIEIIKDYPVFGTGFSIDTFRNPKFIDKKTYISRIPQKYGKIPFHRPHNMFLSMATRTGILGMVLYAGIFAVCIFVCCRLILYGKDPFIQSLSRCCLALLTMFLANGVLQVMTTHFIDMIQFIIFALVTIVWKINEKNLAPAT; encoded by the coding sequence TTGTTCACCACAAAAAAACGTCTGTTATTCCTTGCCGCTTGTGTTGTGCTCTCGGAAGTTGTTTTTGCCGCCGGCGGTTTGATTTTATATTACGGTATACTAAAGCATGACATCATTTCGCGCTTTTTTGTCAAGGGTTTTAAAGCAATTGCCACGGATACGATTCCTTTTGGATTTATGTTTGGCCTTTTTTTAGCCGTGTGGTTGTTTAAAATGTGTCAAAATAGATTCCAGCGTTCTTTTCTGGCAGTGGCAATTATGATTTTAACCATATCTACCATCGCAACCCAATCAAGGGGAGCGGTTTTGGCGCTGTGTATCGCTTTTCCTGTACAACTACAGTATCACAAAAAAATTTTAAGCCTTCTGCTGCTTGCTATAATTTTAGCTATATCCCTAAGCCCTATGCAAAAGAGAATTACATTTCAACATCTTAAAGACAATGCGAGGAGAGGTTTAATTCTCTATTCAATAGAGATAATAAAAGATTATCCTGTTTTTGGAACCGGCTTTTCAATTGATACGTTCCGGAACCCTAAATTCATCGATAAAAAAACATATATATCCAGAATACCTCAAAAATACGGAAAGATTCCGTTTCACAGGCCACATAACATGTTTTTGAGCATGGCCACCAGGACAGGTATTTTGGGGATGGTACTGTACGCTGGAATATTTGCCGTCTGCATATTCGTTTGCTGTCGGCTGATTTTATATGGAAAAGATCCCTTCATACAAAGCCTTTCAAGATGTTGCCTTGCACTTTTAACCATGTTTCTGGCAAATGGCGTGTTGCAGGTCATGACCACACACTTTATTGATATGATCCAATTTATCATCTTTGCATTGGTGACTATTGTATGGAAAATAAACGAAAAGAACCTGGCGCCCGCGACATGA
- the lpxK gene encoding tetraacyldisaccharide 4'-kinase codes for MIKSWLDRIEKRVLQTMETPGPFDALSFDQVLAGCACLYQAGVRLRYAMYETGLKKKRRLDCPVISIGNLAVGGSGKTPMAVWLAKMLVEKGLRPVVISRGYRGTLENGAAVVSDGRDVFLDAKTCGDEPYMMAMEKIFPVVVGQDRYEAGLLALETFAPDVIILDDGFQHLRLARDLNLVLLDYTQPLGNGRMLPAGRLRETLCMAEKRIDAVVFTRCPPDVFQMDPFLEPGNRSFVDDIIKRLPSVPIFFSMHEPFVAQLFSAGEDDYKDDFQSQWLQGKRAVLFSGLARNDSFAQSAQDLGVNIADHFEFCDHYRYIEPDFRKISNRAKALNVDLILTTQKDWVKVNPLYFRDITVAVMGIRLQFFNSQSLKKFVLSQINRQSRASSGYPE; via the coding sequence TTGATTAAATCTTGGCTGGACCGGATAGAAAAACGGGTATTGCAGACCATGGAAACCCCTGGACCTTTTGATGCGTTATCCTTTGATCAGGTGCTGGCCGGATGTGCTTGTCTTTATCAGGCCGGTGTCAGGCTGCGTTATGCGATGTATGAAACCGGTTTAAAAAAAAAACGGCGCCTTGATTGCCCTGTGATCTCCATTGGTAACCTTGCCGTGGGCGGGTCCGGTAAAACTCCCATGGCGGTTTGGCTGGCAAAAATGTTGGTGGAAAAAGGATTGCGGCCTGTTGTGATCAGCCGGGGTTACAGGGGAACACTTGAAAACGGGGCGGCTGTGGTATCGGATGGCCGGGATGTGTTTCTGGATGCAAAGACCTGTGGGGATGAGCCCTACATGATGGCCATGGAAAAAATCTTTCCGGTAGTCGTGGGGCAAGATCGGTATGAGGCGGGGCTTCTGGCTTTGGAAACTTTTGCACCCGATGTGATCATTTTGGATGACGGATTCCAGCATTTGAGATTAGCCCGGGATCTGAATTTAGTGCTTCTGGATTACACACAACCCTTGGGCAACGGTCGCATGCTTCCGGCAGGTCGTTTGCGTGAAACCCTTTGTATGGCCGAAAAGAGAATTGATGCTGTGGTGTTTACCCGGTGTCCCCCGGATGTATTTCAAATGGACCCGTTTCTGGAACCTGGAAACCGATCCTTTGTAGACGATATCATCAAAAGATTGCCGTCTGTGCCCATTTTTTTCTCTATGCATGAGCCTTTTGTGGCGCAATTGTTTTCAGCCGGGGAAGACGATTATAAAGATGATTTTCAATCCCAGTGGTTGCAAGGGAAACGGGCGGTTTTGTTTTCAGGCCTGGCCCGGAACGACTCCTTTGCACAATCCGCACAGGACCTGGGTGTAAACATTGCCGATCATTTTGAATTTTGTGACCATTATCGATATATTGAGCCTGATTTTAGAAAGATTTCAAACCGGGCTAAGGCGTTGAATGTTGATCTTATTCTGACAACTCAGAAAGACTGGGTAAAGGTAAATCCCTTATACTTCAGGGATATAACAGTTGCTGTTATGGGTATTCGGTTACAGTTTTTCAATTCCCAGAGCCTAAAAAAATTTGTTTTGAGCCAAATAAACAGGCAAAGCAGGGCGTCTTCTGGTTACCCCGAATAA
- a CDS encoding 3-deoxy-D-manno-octulosonic acid transferase, producing the protein MIVFYHLFTFAVFFFCLPFLPVIWMVSAKRRANLLQRLGLFTRLPKKEANTRRIWVHALSVGEVNSSLPLVQALKKKYPTHHIVLTASTKTGFERALELMPPERSGSLVSAVGYFPFDFWFAVMRVAWRISPDIVCLVETDLWPGFLSVMHRRGIPVVLVNARLSPKSLKGYRCIGPLAQLFFSKLSCVMAQTRQDALGFEQLGVPANRIQVTGNIKFDQPRPGLSPEDISGLARDLGFHPGYRIMIAGSTHPGEESMVIRAFIQARRRDPALKLVIAPRDPCRCPVLLRELPLEGFKVACYLDPLENKRNVDIMFLNTIGVLAKAYAVCEFAFVGGSLVDRGGHNLLEPAVFGKPVLFGSHMTDFREMAQLFIQGEGGIQVNDEKALARELEHMLRNPDHCRRIGQNALQIFKDNAGAIDNCLGRMESFLD; encoded by the coding sequence ATGATTGTTTTTTATCATCTTTTTACCTTTGCGGTGTTTTTTTTCTGCCTGCCTTTTTTACCTGTGATCTGGATGGTTTCAGCCAAACGGCGGGCCAATTTATTGCAGCGCTTAGGGCTTTTTACCCGGCTTCCTAAAAAAGAAGCGAACACCCGAAGAATTTGGGTGCATGCCCTGTCTGTGGGTGAAGTGAATTCAAGTCTGCCCCTGGTACAGGCTTTGAAAAAGAAATATCCGACACACCACATTGTGTTGACAGCATCCACTAAAACCGGATTTGAGCGTGCCCTTGAGTTGATGCCACCGGAGCGGTCAGGCTCCCTGGTCTCGGCTGTGGGGTATTTCCCCTTTGATTTCTGGTTTGCAGTGATGCGGGTTGCTTGGCGCATTTCACCGGATATTGTTTGTCTGGTGGAAACGGATCTATGGCCAGGTTTTTTGTCTGTCATGCATCGACGCGGGATTCCCGTGGTTCTTGTGAATGCCCGGTTGTCGCCAAAATCCTTAAAGGGGTATCGATGTATAGGGCCGTTGGCTCAATTGTTTTTTTCAAAGCTTTCCTGTGTCATGGCCCAAACCCGGCAGGATGCCTTGGGTTTTGAACAGCTTGGTGTGCCCGCAAACCGTATACAGGTTACCGGCAATATCAAGTTTGACCAGCCTCGTCCCGGGTTGTCACCAGAAGATATTTCAGGCCTTGCCCGGGATCTGGGGTTTCACCCGGGTTACCGAATAATGATTGCCGGCTCTACTCATCCCGGTGAAGAATCCATGGTGATCCGAGCGTTTATCCAGGCAAGGCGACGGGATCCTGCGCTCAAACTTGTCATTGCGCCCCGGGATCCGTGCCGGTGTCCCGTCTTGCTCAGAGAATTGCCCCTGGAAGGATTCAAGGTGGCATGCTACCTGGATCCATTGGAAAATAAAAGAAATGTAGATATTATGTTTCTTAACACCATTGGCGTTCTGGCCAAGGCCTATGCTGTCTGCGAGTTTGCCTTTGTGGGTGGTTCTTTGGTGGACAGGGGCGGGCATAATCTTTTGGAACCGGCCGTGTTTGGCAAGCCGGTATTATTTGGCAGCCATATGACGGATTTTCGTGAAATGGCACAGTTATTTATCCAGGGTGAAGGCGGTATCCAGGTCAATGACGAAAAAGCCCTGGCCCGTGAATTGGAGCACATGCTCCGCAATCCGGATCATTGCAGGCGTATCGGACAAAATGCCTTGCAAATTTTTAAAGACAACGCAGGGGCGATCGATAATTGTTTAGGCAGGATGGAGTCCTTTCTTGATTAA
- the lptG gene encoding LPS export ABC transporter permease LptG has product MIKCLHKYWLKEFIRIFIIIQALVMVLFVFIDYLSHMDRMLEYDVSLGRGLWYVLLKMPYMFVQFTPAGLLLAVICVFGLMNRNEELTALKSSGISVYFLVKPAVWVGCALALLMVLLGETLIPLSMARSNHIRYHEMVENKGVVHSRKDIWIRSDKTLVHINFFDPVQKTVAGVTCTTMGDNFKIAWRIDAEKGGYDNGQWILEDVTEQVYDPKIDDYRVAIKPRKVTTLNLNPEDLGRMAKKTNEMSYTELRQYVEKVSAEGYDATTYKVDMYGKLAFPFICVIMALTGAATGMRGFVKTNLPVGIAVGMGFCFLYWFVFGFTASLGYAKILPAMVAAWLGNIVFLCLGCIYLIQTE; this is encoded by the coding sequence ATGATCAAATGCCTGCACAAATACTGGCTCAAAGAGTTTATCCGAATTTTTATTATTATCCAGGCATTGGTCATGGTCTTGTTTGTGTTCATTGATTACTTGTCGCATATGGACAGGATGCTTGAATATGATGTTTCCTTGGGCCGGGGGCTCTGGTATGTGCTGCTTAAGATGCCGTATATGTTTGTTCAGTTTACTCCGGCAGGACTGCTTCTTGCCGTTATTTGCGTGTTTGGTCTCATGAACCGGAACGAAGAGCTTACTGCGTTAAAGTCTTCGGGCATCTCCGTTTATTTTCTGGTCAAACCGGCCGTTTGGGTCGGATGTGCATTGGCGCTGTTGATGGTGTTGCTGGGTGAAACTTTGATCCCCTTGTCCATGGCACGTTCCAACCACATCCGCTACCATGAGATGGTTGAAAATAAAGGCGTTGTTCACAGTCGAAAAGACATCTGGATCCGTTCGGACAAAACCCTGGTGCACATTAATTTTTTTGACCCGGTTCAAAAAACGGTGGCCGGCGTTACATGCACAACCATGGGGGATAATTTTAAGATTGCTTGGCGTATTGATGCGGAAAAAGGTGGCTATGACAACGGGCAATGGATTCTGGAAGATGTGACGGAACAGGTGTATGATCCTAAAATTGATGATTATCGTGTGGCTATAAAGCCCAGAAAGGTCACCACCCTGAATCTCAATCCTGAAGATCTTGGTCGCATGGCCAAAAAGACCAACGAGATGAGTTATACCGAGCTTAGACAATATGTCGAAAAAGTAAGTGCCGAAGGGTATGATGCCACCACGTATAAGGTGGACATGTATGGTAAGCTGGCATTTCCTTTTATCTGTGTGATCATGGCGTTGACAGGGGCCGCTACAGGCATGAGGGGTTTTGTGAAGACCAACCTGCCCGTTGGTATTGCCGTGGGCATGGGGTTTTGTTTTTTGTACTGGTTTGTCTTTGGGTTTACTGCCTCTTTGGGCTATGCAAAGATTTTGCCGGCGATGGTGGCGGCTTGGTTGGGCAATATAGTTTTTCTATGTCTGGGCTGTATATATCTGATTCAAACGGAATAA